From Pelotomaculum isophthalicicum JI, one genomic window encodes:
- a CDS encoding Gmad2 immunoglobulin-like domain-containing protein — MFLLLLTVTACKPQVGNQPSGEQEQAATPSQGEIAKDDQKTNLPVYYVKITADDAYLVREVHQVPYTKEVIKAALEELINTNPVTPGAVRVLPAGTKIRGISVQDGLATVDFSRDVLRANVGASGEELGIQSIINTVTEFPGVQKVSFLVEGTVDQEAKNWWGHVGLYSQPFARDVAKVYEPAIWLTSPAPDQVVASPLEVRGSARVFEATVSARLLDDSGKELASGFATAAQGAPGRGDFVLPLKYQVNSPGKGKVEVYWKSPKDGKEMDKVVIPVAW, encoded by the coding sequence TTGTTTCTACTATTATTAACTGTTACGGCATGCAAGCCACAGGTTGGCAATCAACCCAGTGGGGAGCAAGAGCAGGCTGCGACCCCCTCTCAGGGTGAGATAGCCAAAGATGATCAAAAAACAAATCTGCCGGTATACTATGTTAAAATTACCGCTGACGATGCCTATCTAGTCCGGGAAGTGCACCAAGTTCCCTATACCAAGGAAGTTATCAAAGCGGCGTTGGAAGAATTGATTAACACCAACCCTGTTACACCTGGCGCGGTACGGGTGTTGCCGGCGGGAACAAAGATCCGGGGTATCTCCGTACAAGACGGTTTAGCGACAGTGGATTTTTCCCGGGATGTGCTACGCGCCAACGTAGGAGCTTCAGGTGAAGAATTAGGTATCCAGAGTATAATAAATACTGTCACTGAATTTCCAGGTGTTCAGAAAGTGTCTTTCCTAGTGGAAGGAACAGTGGATCAGGAAGCAAAAAACTGGTGGGGTCATGTGGGACTATACTCGCAGCCTTTTGCTAGAGATGTTGCGAAAGTTTATGAACCAGCTATCTGGTTGACCAGTCCGGCACCAGACCAGGTAGTGGCATCACCTTTAGAGGTGCGCGGCAGCGCCAGGGTATTCGAAGCAACGGTAAGCGCTAGGCTGCTGGACGATTCAGGGAAAGAATTAGCAAGTGGTTTTGCCACCGCCGCACAAGGCGCTCCCGGAAGAGGGGATTTTGTCCTGCCATTAAAATATCAGGTAAATTCACCTGGCAAAGGGAAAGTGGAAGTTTATTGGAAAAGTCCTAAAGATGGTAAGGAAATGGATAAAGTAGTAATACCTGTCGCCTGGTAG
- a CDS encoding acylphosphatase: MSIVCAHVIVSGKVQGVYYRAKAREMAVALELAGWVKNMLDGRVEGIFEGERENVDKMIDWCRQGPSRADVTGLEIEWKEPQGDLSGFIIAPTRA; this comes from the coding sequence ATGTCTATAGTCTGTGCGCATGTAATAGTTAGCGGGAAGGTACAGGGTGTATATTATCGGGCTAAGGCACGGGAGATGGCTGTAGCCCTGGAATTGGCTGGTTGGGTTAAAAACATGCTTGATGGTAGAGTTGAAGGGATTTTTGAGGGTGAACGGGAAAATGTTGATAAAATGATTGATTGGTGCCGTCAAGGACCTTCAAGAGCAGATGTTACCGGTTTGGAAATAGAATGGAAAGAACCTCAGGGCGACTTGTCGGGCTTTATCATCGCTCCGACCAGAGCATAA
- a CDS encoding DUF5665 domain-containing protein, translated as MSNDENRLLRLLLDKITNLSVSIEKMKLAEYVKLLEQPWRLMYVNFIAGLARGVGIAIGFTILGAVVLYFLRILVMLNLPLIGNFIAEIVRMVQLKVGA; from the coding sequence TTGAGTAACGATGAAAACCGGTTATTAAGGCTTCTTTTAGATAAGATAACCAATTTATCGGTGAGTATCGAAAAGATGAAACTTGCCGAGTACGTTAAGCTACTTGAACAACCCTGGCGGTTGATGTATGTAAATTTCATAGCGGGACTGGCCAGGGGGGTAGGAATAGCTATCGGATTTACAATCCTGGGCGCTGTCGTTTTATATTTCTTACGTATTTTGGTTATGCTTAACTTACCGTTAATCGGTAATTTTATAGCTGAAATAGTGAGAATGGTTCAATTAAAGGTGGGTGCGTAA
- a CDS encoding PrkA family serine protein kinase, giving the protein MDFLRRLEEYRSLERQLAWEGTFQDYLEVLKERPCTSQLAHSRIYKMIRSAGIEEKEGTKQYKFFSTEIFGLDKTLEKLVEEYFHPAARRLDVRKRILLLMGPVSGGKSTLVAMLKRGLERYSRTDEGAVYGIKGCPMHEEPLHLIPKELREDFQKEYDVYIEGELCPSCRLMVENEYSGNIEKVPVERVFLSEDDRVGVGTFTPSDPKSQDIADLTGSLDFSTIAEYGSESDPRAYRFDGELNIANRGMMEFQEMLKCDEKFLWNLLSLSQEGNFKAGRFALIYADEMIVAHTNENEYKTFISNKKNEALQSRIIVMKIPYNLKVSDEVKIYEKLIKQSDLRDIHIAPHALRVASIFSVLSRMKESKKQGMDLVKKMKLYDGEDVEGFKQKDLHELHSEAIDEGMSGVDPRYVINRLSSALIRTSNLCINPLDVLRALKEGLDQHPSITKEERDRLLNFISVARKEYDEMAKKEVQKAFVYSYEESAKVLFNNYLDNVEAYCNGLKLKDPITDEELDPDEKLMRSIEEQIGVSEGAKKAFREEILIRLSSYARKNKRFNYSSHERLREAIEKKLFADLKDVVKITTSTKTPDAEQLKRVNEVSARLIAEHGYCPTCANELLKYVGSLLNR; this is encoded by the coding sequence ATGGATTTTCTTAGGCGTTTAGAAGAATACCGCTCCTTAGAAAGACAGCTTGCCTGGGAAGGGACATTCCAGGATTACCTTGAGGTTTTAAAAGAAAGGCCCTGTACATCCCAACTTGCCCACTCCAGGATTTATAAAATGATCAGGTCTGCCGGGATAGAAGAAAAAGAAGGTACGAAACAATACAAATTTTTTTCTACCGAAATTTTTGGACTTGATAAAACCCTGGAAAAACTCGTAGAAGAATATTTCCACCCGGCTGCGCGCCGTCTTGATGTAAGGAAACGTATTTTGCTTCTAATGGGACCTGTGAGTGGGGGAAAGTCAACCTTGGTGGCTATGCTGAAAAGAGGTTTGGAAAGGTATAGCCGAACCGATGAAGGAGCTGTCTATGGGATCAAAGGATGCCCCATGCATGAGGAGCCTTTGCATTTGATCCCAAAAGAATTAAGAGAAGATTTTCAAAAAGAATATGATGTTTACATTGAAGGAGAACTATGTCCATCATGCCGTCTTATGGTGGAGAACGAGTATTCCGGTAATATTGAAAAAGTACCTGTAGAGAGAGTGTTTCTATCAGAAGATGACCGGGTTGGCGTAGGCACGTTCACCCCTTCTGATCCTAAATCACAGGACATAGCTGACTTAACCGGCAGTCTTGATTTTTCCACTATCGCCGAATATGGTTCAGAATCTGATCCGCGTGCGTACCGTTTTGATGGTGAATTAAACATAGCCAACAGGGGAATGATGGAATTCCAAGAGATGTTGAAGTGTGATGAAAAATTTTTATGGAATTTACTTAGCCTCTCCCAGGAAGGAAATTTTAAGGCCGGACGTTTTGCGTTAATCTATGCGGATGAGATGATAGTTGCGCACACAAATGAAAATGAATATAAAACATTTATTAGCAACAAAAAAAATGAGGCCTTGCAGTCCCGGATAATCGTTATGAAAATACCCTATAACTTAAAAGTCAGTGATGAAGTAAAGATATATGAAAAGCTGATCAAGCAAAGCGACTTGCGGGATATTCACATCGCGCCACATGCCCTGCGAGTAGCCAGTATTTTTTCAGTACTGTCAAGGATGAAAGAATCAAAAAAACAGGGTATGGATTTGGTCAAAAAGATGAAGCTTTACGACGGAGAAGATGTGGAAGGGTTTAAGCAAAAAGATTTACATGAACTTCATTCAGAAGCTATAGATGAAGGCATGAGCGGTGTTGATCCCCGTTATGTGATCAACCGCCTGTCATCTGCGTTGATTCGCACCTCAAACCTTTGCATTAATCCATTAGATGTACTACGTGCTTTAAAAGAAGGGTTGGATCAGCATCCGTCAATAACGAAAGAAGAACGAGACCGTTTGCTGAATTTTATTTCGGTAGCCCGGAAAGAATATGACGAAATGGCTAAAAAAGAAGTACAGAAGGCATTTGTTTACTCCTACGAAGAATCTGCTAAAGTTTTGTTTAACAACTATCTGGATAATGTTGAGGCGTATTGTAACGGGCTGAAGTTAAAAGATCCTATTACTGACGAAGAATTGGATCCGGATGAAAAATTAATGCGCTCCATAGAAGAGCAAATAGGTGTCTCTGAAGGCGCTAAGAAAGCTTTCCGGGAAGAAATATTAATCAGACTTTCTAGCTATGCGCGTAAGAACAAGCGCTTTAATTACAGTTCTCACGAACGTTTAAGGGAAGCCATTGAGAAAAAATTATTTGCGGATCTTAAAGATGTGGTCAAAATTACTACTTCCACCAAGACGCCAGACGCTGAACAGTTGAAGCGGGTAAACGAGGTTAGTGCCAGATTGATAGCGGAGCACGGATACTGTCCCACTTGCGCCAATGAGTTGTTAAAATACGTTGGCAGTTTATTAAATCGTTAA
- a CDS encoding MBL fold metallo-hydrolase, whose translation MLEIYKIPVHTPYPVGPVNAYLVKNQPYTLVDPGPETAEAKQSLAEGLASLGVDIKDISRVVLTHSHTDHSGLARWLSEIAGAQIYVHRFEVRKLTLDYDFYQERLSFFQEAGMPTEALKEILNDNDAVGKPVLPDTGVTILSGGETLKFEGGALLTLHMPGHSDGHICLYDQDGMCLLAGDFILKHISPNPNMEPDPGNFTKRLPTLKQYLGGLDLLENLKPRLILPGHGKNIENGLESVKKAREHHKERLNLMTSVLENNSHSVYQLMRFYYPQISGFEIYLGISEVFAHVDYLLAEGRIIKKNSYGISLFQRQAGCENS comes from the coding sequence ATGCTTGAAATTTATAAAATACCTGTTCACACACCTTATCCTGTCGGGCCTGTTAACGCGTATTTAGTTAAAAACCAACCCTATACTCTAGTGGACCCGGGTCCTGAAACAGCGGAAGCGAAACAATCCCTCGCTGAAGGATTGGCTTCCCTGGGTGTTGATATAAAAGACATTTCCAGAGTTGTGCTGACCCACAGCCATACCGACCATAGCGGTTTGGCGCGCTGGTTGAGTGAAATTGCCGGGGCGCAGATCTATGTTCATCGATTTGAGGTCCGCAAGCTGACCCTTGATTACGATTTTTATCAGGAACGGCTTTCTTTTTTTCAAGAGGCCGGTATGCCTACAGAGGCGCTGAAAGAAATATTAAATGATAATGACGCTGTTGGAAAACCTGTGCTGCCTGATACAGGCGTAACAATATTATCAGGCGGGGAGACCTTAAAGTTTGAAGGCGGAGCGCTATTGACGCTGCACATGCCCGGCCACTCCGACGGTCATATCTGCCTTTATGATCAGGACGGGATGTGTTTACTGGCCGGCGATTTCATCCTCAAACATATTTCGCCAAACCCGAACATGGAACCGGATCCCGGTAATTTCACAAAGAGGTTGCCGACCCTCAAACAGTATCTGGGCGGATTGGATCTCTTGGAAAACCTCAAACCGCGTCTTATCTTGCCAGGCCATGGAAAAAATATTGAGAATGGCCTGGAATCAGTAAAAAAAGCCAGAGAGCATCACAAAGAGCGCCTGAATTTAATGACATCCGTTCTGGAAAATAACAGTCACAGTGTCTACCAGTTGATGAGGTTTTATTACCCGCAAATTAGTGGTTTTGAAATCTACCTTGGCATCTCTGAAGTATTTGCCCATGTGGATTATCTGCTTGCGGAGGGTAGGATTATTAAGAAAAATTCTTATGGAATTTCTTTATTCCAAAGACAGGCAGGTTGTGAAAATAGTTAA
- a CDS encoding adenylate kinase: MKLLIMGPPGAGKGTQAEVLVKELQITHVSTGDMFRAAIKEGTDMGKKAKEYMDKGELVPDSVVVGMVKDRISQPDCAKGFLLDGFPRTVAQAEALDETFKELGIKADGVINIDVPRERLMDRLTGRRICRSCGASYHVIFNKPEEEGKCKCGGELYQRSDDNEVAVGNRLDIYEAQTQPLIDYYAKQGILKNINGDQDIKNVLADVLASVR; the protein is encoded by the coding sequence GTGAAACTCTTAATTATGGGACCGCCAGGAGCAGGTAAAGGGACTCAAGCGGAGGTGCTGGTTAAAGAACTTCAAATTACTCATGTTTCCACGGGTGATATGTTCCGTGCCGCTATTAAGGAAGGTACCGATATGGGTAAAAAGGCCAAGGAATATATGGATAAAGGTGAATTAGTGCCCGATTCCGTGGTTGTGGGTATGGTAAAAGACCGCATTTCTCAACCTGATTGCGCTAAAGGATTTCTGCTTGACGGCTTCCCCAGGACTGTAGCTCAAGCCGAAGCGCTTGATGAAACTTTTAAAGAGTTGGGTATTAAAGCGGATGGCGTGATTAATATTGACGTGCCTAGGGAAAGATTGATGGACCGCCTGACCGGACGCCGTATTTGCCGTTCCTGCGGCGCCAGCTACCATGTAATCTTCAATAAACCCGAAGAGGAAGGAAAGTGCAAATGCGGCGGTGAGCTGTACCAGCGCAGCGACGACAACGAGGTTGCGGTAGGTAACCGGCTTGATATATATGAAGCGCAAACACAGCCGTTAATTGACTACTATGCAAAACAAGGCATTCTTAAGAACATTAATGGAGACCAGGATATTAAGAATGTCTTGGCGGATGTTCTCGCGAGTGTGCGCTAA
- a CDS encoding TraR/DksA C4-type zinc finger protein, whose protein sequence is MQEKQYSQIKDKLENLRQNLADRIKYFDDQGLDVSLGYSVSELSNYDNHPADIGSEVFERSKDFALRENAMITLTAVNEALEKINNGTYGICDVCGGKIQIERLDAVPYTTLCRDCKEAEEKIPDQNVRPVEEEVIGKPFAGTFTGDPEAVGYDGEDAWREVANYSETNEEWSRGGSYYGYARFDPTQKRDTEDVDDIPYEVGDDGVFYKSFGGLDDEDSPTEKIDVGRDN, encoded by the coding sequence ATGCAGGAAAAACAATATTCACAAATTAAAGATAAGCTTGAAAACTTGAGGCAAAACCTAGCGGACCGCATCAAATATTTTGATGATCAGGGTTTAGATGTATCACTGGGTTATTCTGTCAGTGAACTGTCTAATTACGACAATCACCCGGCCGATATTGGTTCTGAGGTCTTTGAACGAAGCAAGGATTTTGCCTTGCGTGAAAATGCTATGATTACTTTAACTGCCGTAAATGAAGCCTTAGAAAAGATTAATAATGGTACTTATGGTATTTGTGATGTTTGCGGCGGTAAAATTCAAATAGAACGGCTCGATGCCGTACCTTATACGACTTTGTGCCGGGACTGTAAAGAGGCGGAAGAGAAGATTCCCGACCAGAATGTGCGTCCAGTTGAGGAGGAAGTTATAGGCAAGCCCTTTGCCGGTACATTTACGGGTGATCCTGAAGCTGTAGGATATGACGGTGAAGATGCTTGGCGGGAAGTAGCAAATTATAGTGAGACAAACGAAGAGTGGTCGAGAGGTGGGAGTTATTACGGTTATGCCAGGTTTGACCCAACCCAAAAGCGGGACACGGAAGATGTTGATGATATCCCCTACGAAGTAGGCGACGATGGGGTTTTTTATAAAAGCTTCGGTGGCCTGGATGATGAAGATTCCCCAACAGAAAAAATTGATGTGGGTAGAGATAATTAA
- a CDS encoding MTAP family purine nucleoside phosphorylase, producing MDVNKVPQVDYAIIGGSSTFSINFPEDLKRDDVQIITTGLTINTPYGMSPPFKLFMLKKKKIITLKMHGWRGSILRADASRQVFWVLREAGVKKIVSEGGVGSINRLLRPRDVIVPTDYLDFSMRKDVGLGGSYLLTMRKCVCPDIRKELVRIAECEAVGRVFDRGVYAVTDGRHFESPAEIEMLYRLGADVVGQSMCPEVYLAREIGACYGRLDMVVNYAEGVIKEWDYEEMAGIFYNEPLRIGNILLHTLDRIDPGQSCGCPQYRKPTLLKD from the coding sequence TTGGACGTAAACAAGGTTCCTCAAGTAGATTATGCCATAATCGGAGGGTCAAGCACATTTTCAATTAATTTTCCCGAAGATTTAAAACGAGACGACGTTCAGATTATCACCACGGGTCTGACTATTAACACACCTTACGGTATGAGCCCTCCTTTTAAATTATTCATGTTAAAAAAAAAGAAGATCATCACACTCAAAATGCATGGGTGGAGGGGCAGTATTCTCAGGGCGGATGCTTCTCGTCAGGTTTTTTGGGTATTGCGTGAAGCAGGTGTTAAAAAGATAGTATCGGAAGGTGGAGTCGGATCGATTAACCGGCTCTTGCGTCCACGTGACGTAATCGTTCCCACTGACTATCTTGATTTTTCCATGCGTAAAGATGTGGGTTTGGGCGGATCTTATTTATTAACCATGCGCAAGTGCGTTTGTCCGGATATAAGAAAGGAATTAGTGCGGATTGCCGAGTGTGAAGCAGTTGGCCGGGTTTTTGACCGGGGTGTGTACGCCGTAACAGACGGCAGGCATTTTGAAAGCCCGGCCGAAATAGAAATGCTCTACCGGCTGGGCGCGGATGTTGTAGGGCAAAGCATGTGCCCGGAGGTTTATTTGGCCCGGGAAATTGGCGCTTGTTACGGACGTTTGGATATGGTGGTAAATTATGCTGAAGGTGTAATCAAGGAATGGGATTATGAAGAAATGGCCGGTATATTTTACAATGAACCACTTAGAATCGGAAACATTCTGCTTCACACCTTGGACCGGATTGATCCGGGGCAGTCATGTGGCTGCCCGCAATACAGAAAACCCACTCTGCTCAAAGATTAA